One window of Marinobacter sp. SS13-12 genomic DNA carries:
- the merR gene encoding Hg(II)-responsive transcriptional regulator gives MPDEMNSLTIGGLAKAANVSVETIRYYQRRGLIPEPQRPLGGIRRYGPSDIGRLSFVKTSQQLGFNLDEVSDLLRLEDGTHCQEASTLAERKLHDVRGKIEKLQQIEALLSAMVDRCCAQEGNISCPLIASLHEGVGRKFCTYPSQSGPPAKPQ, from the coding sequence ATGCCGGATGAAATGAACTCATTGACCATCGGGGGGCTGGCTAAGGCGGCGAACGTCTCAGTTGAGACCATCCGCTACTACCAGCGACGTGGGTTAATACCTGAGCCCCAGCGTCCTCTCGGGGGTATTCGACGCTACGGTCCCAGCGATATCGGCAGGTTGAGCTTTGTGAAAACATCGCAGCAGTTAGGCTTCAATCTCGATGAGGTCAGCGACCTGCTCCGACTCGAAGACGGCACCCACTGCCAGGAAGCCAGCACTCTCGCGGAGCGCAAGTTGCACGACGTACGTGGGAAGATCGAAAAGCTACAGCAAATTGAGGCTTTACTGAGCGCCATGGTTGATCGGTGCTGCGCCCAAGAGGGCAATATCTCGTGCCCCTTAATTGCGTCATTACATGAAGGGGTTGGGCGAAAATTTTGTACCTACCCTAGCCAGAGTGGGCCCCCTGCCAAACCTCAGTGA